In one Microbacterium invictum genomic region, the following are encoded:
- the rpmG gene encoding 50S ribosomal protein L33, with translation MAKKAQDVRPIIKLRSTAGTGYTYVTRKNRRNNPDRIVLKKYDPVIRKHVEFREER, from the coding sequence ATGGCGAAGAAGGCTCAGGACGTTCGTCCGATCATCAAGCTGCGCTCGACCGCCGGCACGGGTTACACCTACGTGACGCGCAAGAACCGCCGCAACAACCCCGACCGCATCGTGCTGAAGAAGTACGACCCGGTCATCCGCAAGCACGTCGAATTCCGAGAGGAGCGCTGA
- a CDS encoding metal ABC transporter substrate-binding protein — protein MRATRIVPLFAVTAASVLTLAGCATAAGSASSTSDGAASGDAVPVVASTNVYGQIVEEIGGDAVAVTSIVTSAAQDPHSYEPSAQDTLAISNAELIVENGGGYDGFIDALIESSGSEAHVITAVEYSHDFPGAEEHSDEAAGETAAAEGAAEEEHAHEEGEEHAHEEGEEHAHEEGEEHDHAHIEGFNEHVWYDPHTIVHVAESIAEELTELRPDDADAFAANLESFAADIEDVESSLAEIAADQQGAHVFVTEPVPVYLAAAAGLENVTPDAFSEAVEEGQDVPPATLLESLELLRADDVRVVITNTQTGGAETEQVVSEAETLGIPVIAFSETLPEGQTYISWMQANITALSDALAE, from the coding sequence ATGCGTGCGACCCGAATCGTTCCCCTCTTCGCCGTCACCGCGGCATCCGTCCTCACCCTCGCCGGCTGTGCCACCGCCGCCGGATCCGCGTCGTCCACGTCGGATGGCGCCGCCTCGGGTGACGCCGTCCCGGTCGTGGCCTCCACCAACGTCTACGGGCAGATCGTCGAGGAGATCGGCGGCGACGCCGTCGCGGTGACGTCGATCGTGACCTCCGCGGCGCAGGACCCCCACTCCTACGAGCCGAGCGCGCAGGACACCCTCGCGATCTCGAACGCCGAGCTGATCGTCGAGAACGGCGGCGGATACGACGGGTTCATCGACGCTCTCATCGAGTCCAGCGGCAGCGAGGCGCACGTGATCACCGCCGTGGAGTACTCGCACGACTTCCCCGGTGCCGAGGAGCACTCCGACGAGGCCGCAGGCGAGACGGCTGCGGCGGAGGGCGCCGCCGAGGAAGAGCACGCGCACGAGGAGGGCGAGGAGCACGCGCACGAGGAGGGCGAGGAGCACGCGCACGAGGAGGGCGAGGAGCACGACCACGCTCACATCGAGGGCTTCAACGAGCACGTCTGGTACGACCCGCACACCATCGTGCACGTCGCCGAGTCGATCGCGGAGGAGCTGACGGAGCTCCGTCCGGATGACGCCGACGCGTTCGCGGCGAACCTCGAGTCCTTCGCCGCCGACATCGAGGATGTGGAGTCCTCGCTCGCCGAGATCGCCGCCGACCAGCAGGGTGCGCACGTCTTCGTCACCGAGCCGGTGCCAGTCTACCTGGCCGCGGCGGCGGGCCTCGAGAACGTCACCCCCGATGCCTTCAGCGAGGCGGTCGAGGAGGGGCAGGATGTTCCGCCCGCGACGCTGCTGGAGTCGCTCGAGCTACTGCGGGCCGACGACGTGCGGGTCGTGATCACGAACACCCAGACCGGCGGCGCCGAGACCGAGCAGGTCGTCAGCGAGGCCGAGACCCTCGGCATCCCGGTGATCGCGTTTTCGGAAACGCTGCCGGAGGGCCAGACTTACATCTCGTGGATGCAGGCGAACATCACCGCGCTGAGCGACGCGCTGGCGGAGTGA
- a CDS encoding DNA-3-methyladenine glycosylase → MSDAVSVARGAPGSELRPATRADLAGLPVDVAPRLLGGILEVTADGDTVAVRLTEVEAYHGQGTGPVPDPGSHARMGRTARNSTMWGEPGHLYVYLSHGIHSCVNVVCGPAGTPGGILLRAGEVVSGADAATRRRTAVRAAPAQGAAAQDAATQGAAARGAAARGAAAPPRTPERAAPSAAVSSSGEATVRARTLAHRDLARGPGRLGQAVGLRHLQHDGIDAITAEPRAGACARLFLLDRVLPATVSGPRVGVAGLAGTASFPWRFWIDGDPTVSAFRWGRGARDVHASSV, encoded by the coding sequence GTGTCGGACGCGGTGTCAGTGGCGCGCGGAGCCCCGGGCTCGGAACTTCGCCCCGCGACCCGCGCCGATCTCGCCGGGCTCCCCGTCGATGTCGCGCCTCGGTTGCTCGGCGGCATCCTCGAGGTGACTGCCGACGGTGACACCGTCGCGGTGAGGCTCACCGAGGTCGAGGCATACCACGGTCAGGGGACGGGGCCGGTGCCCGACCCCGGCTCGCACGCGCGTATGGGGCGGACCGCGCGCAACTCCACCATGTGGGGCGAGCCCGGCCACCTCTACGTGTACCTCAGTCACGGGATCCACTCGTGCGTCAACGTGGTCTGCGGACCCGCAGGCACCCCGGGCGGGATCCTCCTTCGCGCGGGAGAGGTGGTGAGCGGGGCGGATGCCGCGACGCGACGGCGCACCGCGGTTCGGGCCGCCCCGGCACAGGGCGCCGCGGCACAGGACGCCGCGACACAGGGCGCCGCGGCACGGGGCGCCGCGGCACGGGGCGCCGCGGCACCACCGCGCACCCCGGAGCGGGCCGCCCCGAGCGCGGCGGTCAGTTCCTCGGGCGAGGCGACGGTGCGCGCCCGCACGCTCGCACACCGCGATCTCGCGCGAGGCCCCGGGCGGCTGGGGCAGGCGGTCGGCCTGCGGCACCTCCAACACGATGGCATCGACGCGATCACCGCCGAGCCGCGCGCGGGCGCGTGCGCGCGGCTCTTCCTTCTCGATCGCGTCCTCCCGGCGACGGTCTCCGGGCCGCGTGTGGGAGTCGCCGGTCTCGCGGGCACAGCGTCCTTTCCGTGGCGGTTCTGGATCGATGGCGACCCGACCGTGTCGGCGTTCCGGTGGGGCCGTGGCGCTCGCGACGTTCACGCCTCCTCGGTGTGA
- a CDS encoding transcriptional repressor, with amino-acid sequence MAQRNTWQRERVREALAGARGFVSAQSLHATLRDENTGIGLATVYRALAGLAANGEADSLQSPEGESLYRACISAGHHHHLICRTCGKTVEIEATDVEDWARRTASAHGFSQAEHIVDIFGYCSACTAGAGERDPD; translated from the coding sequence ATGGCCCAGCGGAACACGTGGCAGCGCGAACGCGTGCGCGAAGCGCTCGCCGGCGCGCGCGGCTTCGTCAGCGCCCAGTCGCTGCACGCCACCCTCCGCGACGAGAACACCGGGATCGGTCTGGCCACCGTCTACCGGGCCCTCGCCGGCCTCGCCGCCAACGGCGAGGCCGATTCTCTGCAGAGCCCCGAGGGCGAGAGCCTCTACCGCGCCTGCATCTCGGCCGGTCACCACCATCACCTGATCTGCCGCACCTGCGGCAAGACCGTCGAGATCGAAGCGACGGATGTCGAGGACTGGGCCCGGCGCACCGCCAGCGCCCACGGATTCAGTCAGGCCGAGCACATCGTCGACATCTTCGGATACTGCTCCGCCTGCACGGCCGGAGCCGGTGAGCGTGACCCGGACTGA
- a CDS encoding HNH endonuclease: protein MASQLAGIAEALDALVRAGGDRVPSALTAGELISVTDAFGALKRHVDAAYAGVAAEVARQSRAEFGKDSLAKKQGFASPAVLISTTTGTSVGESARMIQVGEATAPRTALSGERLPAKHPHVADAVAGGRLGMTAASSIVTLLIKLSLRVDAVRLSDAERQLCELAPGLRPDELSKLLARVEAHLDPDGVAPRHEELRGARTLVIQERDGMLVISAKLDVETGAPVKAAIESLVGANLRRNEHSAEAERDHRSVKQMNADALADICRHAIGCDEVPTAPSATVVIRMDLEALESGLGTATIDGIAQPVPAGMIRRLAADQQIIPAVLGGKSEVLDWGRSRRLFTTAQKLALVERDGGCVGCGAPPAWCHVHHLAWWNRDGGKTDLANGVLLCTGCHHRLHADGWDITIDGPGIEGRVYLVPPVWIDPQRRPRRAGMARYRLTA, encoded by the coding sequence ATGGCATCACAGCTCGCGGGTATCGCCGAAGCGCTCGACGCGCTGGTGCGGGCGGGCGGTGATCGTGTGCCCTCGGCTCTCACTGCCGGGGAGCTGATCTCGGTGACCGATGCCTTCGGCGCCCTGAAGAGACATGTCGACGCGGCCTACGCCGGCGTCGCGGCCGAAGTCGCCCGTCAATCGCGTGCTGAGTTCGGAAAGGACTCCCTGGCGAAGAAGCAGGGTTTCGCGTCTCCCGCGGTCCTCATCTCGACGACGACGGGCACGAGCGTCGGTGAGTCCGCGCGCATGATCCAGGTCGGCGAGGCGACGGCGCCGCGCACGGCGCTGAGTGGGGAGCGGCTTCCGGCCAAGCATCCGCACGTCGCGGACGCGGTCGCCGGTGGGCGGTTGGGGATGACGGCTGCCTCATCGATCGTGACCCTGTTGATCAAGCTGTCGCTGCGTGTGGATGCGGTGCGACTCTCCGACGCCGAGAGGCAGCTGTGCGAACTGGCGCCCGGACTCCGACCGGATGAGCTCAGCAAACTCCTCGCCCGCGTGGAGGCTCATCTCGATCCCGATGGGGTCGCGCCCCGGCACGAGGAACTGCGGGGTGCACGCACGCTCGTGATCCAGGAGCGTGACGGGATGCTGGTGATCTCGGCCAAGCTCGATGTCGAGACCGGCGCGCCGGTGAAGGCGGCGATCGAGTCGCTCGTAGGGGCGAATCTACGAAGGAACGAGCACTCTGCGGAGGCCGAGCGCGACCATCGATCGGTGAAGCAGATGAACGCCGATGCTCTGGCGGACATCTGTCGGCACGCGATCGGATGCGACGAGGTTCCGACAGCGCCCTCCGCCACCGTCGTCATCCGCATGGACCTCGAGGCCCTCGAAAGCGGCCTGGGCACGGCGACGATCGACGGGATTGCCCAGCCAGTGCCGGCGGGGATGATCCGGCGCCTCGCTGCCGACCAGCAGATCATCCCGGCCGTGCTCGGCGGAAAGAGCGAGGTCCTGGACTGGGGCCGGAGCCGTCGGCTCTTCACCACCGCGCAGAAGCTCGCCCTCGTCGAGCGCGACGGCGGGTGCGTCGGCTGCGGTGCGCCGCCGGCGTGGTGTCATGTGCACCACCTCGCCTGGTGGAACAGAGACGGCGGGAAGACGGACCTGGCGAACGGTGTGCTCCTGTGCACCGGGTGCCACCATCGACTTCACGCCGACGGGTGGGACATCACCATCGACGGCCCGGGAATCGAAGGCCGCGTGTACCTGGTGCCGCCGGTCTGGATCGATCCACAGCGAAGACCTCGACGGGCAGGGATGGCCCGCTACCGGCTGACCGCGTGA
- a CDS encoding DUF4287 domain-containing protein codes for MSFQAYLDTVERKTGLTPRQLIEIAHERGLDAPDVKATAIIEWLKADYDLGRGHAMAMVHVITKGDRIDPKHVDSGGTHADPGDRLWLDGIATKPEGY; via the coding sequence ATGTCGTTCCAGGCCTATCTCGACACCGTCGAGCGCAAGACGGGGCTCACTCCCCGGCAACTCATCGAAATCGCGCACGAACGGGGCCTCGATGCGCCAGACGTGAAGGCGACGGCGATCATCGAATGGCTGAAGGCCGATTACGACCTGGGGCGTGGTCATGCGATGGCCATGGTCCACGTCATCACCAAGGGCGACCGGATCGATCCGAAGCACGTCGATTCCGGCGGCACGCATGCCGACCCGGGCGATCGACTCTGGCTGGACGGCATCGCGACCAAACCGGAGGGGTACTGA
- a CDS encoding metal ABC transporter permease, with the protein MSWDAIWEAMFGGLPVYGQLLGLVSNAVWAGAALGLVGGLVGVFVMQRDMAFAVHGISELSFAGAAAALLIGVDVVTGSIFGSLIAAALIGWLGARARDRNSIIGVLMPFGLGLGILFLSLYDGRSANRFSLLTGQIVSVQTGQLGWLIGISAVVLLGMLVIWRPLRFDSLDPQSAAARGVPTTTVSLLFMILLGLIVAVAVHIIGALLVMALLVTPAAAAMRVAHGPLSVPLLAAAFGFVSAVGGILLAIAGTLPVSPYITTISFVIYLVCRVVGARQGRVTRVRGGEGRPAAVQGASVNS; encoded by the coding sequence GTGAGCTGGGACGCGATCTGGGAGGCCATGTTCGGCGGCCTCCCGGTCTACGGCCAGCTGCTCGGGCTCGTTTCGAACGCGGTGTGGGCCGGCGCCGCGCTCGGCCTCGTCGGCGGCCTCGTGGGTGTCTTCGTCATGCAGCGCGACATGGCCTTCGCGGTGCACGGCATCAGCGAGCTGTCCTTCGCGGGGGCCGCGGCCGCCCTCCTCATCGGCGTCGACGTCGTGACCGGATCGATCTTCGGATCTCTCATCGCCGCCGCCCTCATCGGGTGGCTGGGCGCACGCGCCCGAGACCGCAACTCGATCATCGGCGTGCTGATGCCGTTCGGGCTCGGCCTCGGCATCCTCTTCCTGTCGCTCTACGACGGGCGCAGCGCCAACCGCTTCAGCCTGCTGACCGGGCAGATCGTGTCGGTGCAGACCGGACAGCTCGGGTGGCTCATCGGCATCAGCGCCGTCGTACTGCTCGGGATGCTGGTGATCTGGCGTCCGCTGCGCTTCGACTCGCTCGACCCGCAGTCGGCCGCGGCGCGGGGCGTGCCGACCACGACGGTGTCGCTGCTGTTCATGATCCTGCTCGGCCTCATCGTCGCCGTCGCCGTGCACATCATCGGCGCGCTCCTCGTGATGGCGCTCCTCGTGACGCCGGCCGCCGCAGCGATGCGCGTGGCCCACGGGCCGCTGTCGGTGCCGCTCCTGGCCGCCGCGTTCGGCTTCGTGTCCGCCGTCGGCGGCATCCTCCTCGCCATCGCCGGCACCCTTCCGGTCAGCCCCTACATCACCACGATCTCGTTCGTGATCTACCTCGTCTGCCGCGTCGTCGGCGCCCGACAGGGCCGGGTGACCCGGGTGCGCGGCGGTGAGGGGCGTCCAGCGGCGGTTCAGGGCGCCTCGGTAAACTCCTGA
- a CDS encoding metal ABC transporter ATP-binding protein: MRTTETGAPGDAAGRPYAAARLDRVGVVFGRRAVLADVSVQISGGELTVITGPNGAGKSTLLEVLSGARSPSVGVRQVPGCAVLAYMPQSVAVTPLLPITVAETVALGLRRGTSRVQRRRAVTDALRRLDIEALARAPLAEVSGGQRQRALLAQALVRRPGMMLLDEPTTGLDTASATRIRQILREESLRGAAVVCVSHDPAVRGLADRIVGLRDGQVSVDY; the protein is encoded by the coding sequence ATGAGAACGACCGAGACCGGTGCGCCGGGGGATGCCGCGGGGCGACCGTATGCGGCCGCCCGACTGGATCGGGTGGGCGTCGTCTTCGGGCGGCGTGCGGTGCTCGCGGATGTCTCGGTCCAGATCTCCGGTGGCGAGCTGACGGTCATCACGGGACCGAACGGGGCCGGGAAGTCGACACTCCTCGAGGTGCTGAGTGGGGCGCGGTCGCCGTCCGTCGGTGTCCGACAGGTGCCCGGATGCGCGGTACTGGCCTATATGCCGCAATCCGTCGCGGTGACACCCTTGCTTCCGATCACCGTCGCCGAGACGGTCGCACTCGGCCTCCGCCGGGGAACGTCTCGGGTGCAGCGGCGTCGGGCGGTGACCGACGCTCTGAGGCGTCTCGACATCGAGGCACTCGCCCGTGCTCCGCTCGCCGAGGTGTCGGGTGGACAGCGGCAGCGCGCCCTTCTCGCGCAGGCGCTGGTGCGGCGACCGGGGATGATGCTCCTCGACGAGCCGACGACCGGGCTCGATACCGCCAGCGCGACGCGCATCCGACAGATCCTCCGCGAGGAGTCCCTCCGGGGAGCCGCGGTGGTCTGCGTCTCGCACGACCCGGCGGTGCGTGGGCTCGCCGATCGGATCGTCGGGCTCCGCGACGGGCAGGTCTCCGTCGATTACTGA
- a CDS encoding permease — MALGIGAAVIVALFLVDALAPAIFPDPLPTRAQDGLTLAVSVLIESLPFVVLGVVLSIAVQVWVPPGLIERWMPRRAWARRAVLSLLGMLIPVCECGNVPFARGLLMRGFSVSETLTFLIAAPIVNPIVIITTHAAFGFDDGILVVRLIGGYLIANLIGWLYSRHPHPDALLTDRFRDTCELALARGPVEAGSAGALGERGRRSLAQFVIELRAVMPALIIGSAIAGAVQVLIPRDVLLAIGSNPALSIVAMIALAMVVSICSNVDSFFALSFASTFTPGSLVAFLLVGPLVDVKMLALMRTTFTTRALVGVVVVVILAAFAIGTGVNLFA; from the coding sequence ATGGCCCTCGGCATCGGCGCCGCCGTCATCGTCGCGCTGTTCCTCGTCGACGCACTCGCGCCTGCGATCTTTCCCGACCCGCTGCCTACACGGGCGCAGGACGGGCTCACCCTCGCCGTCAGCGTTCTCATCGAGTCGCTGCCGTTCGTCGTCCTCGGGGTGGTGCTCTCGATCGCGGTGCAGGTGTGGGTGCCGCCCGGTCTGATCGAGAGATGGATGCCACGGCGAGCCTGGGCGCGCCGAGCGGTGCTCTCGCTCCTCGGCATGCTCATCCCGGTGTGCGAGTGCGGCAACGTGCCCTTCGCACGGGGTCTGCTCATGCGGGGATTCAGCGTGTCCGAGACCCTGACCTTCCTCATCGCCGCGCCGATCGTGAACCCGATCGTCATCATCACCACGCACGCCGCGTTCGGGTTCGACGACGGGATCCTTGTCGTCCGCCTCATCGGCGGGTATCTCATCGCGAACCTCATCGGCTGGCTGTACAGCCGTCACCCGCATCCCGACGCGCTGCTCACCGATCGGTTCCGCGACACGTGCGAGCTGGCGCTCGCGCGGGGTCCGGTCGAGGCGGGTTCGGCTGGAGCGCTCGGTGAGCGCGGACGACGCAGCCTCGCGCAGTTCGTCATCGAGCTGCGCGCCGTCATGCCGGCGCTCATCATCGGTTCGGCGATCGCCGGAGCCGTGCAGGTGCTGATTCCGCGCGACGTCCTGCTGGCGATCGGGTCGAATCCGGCGCTGTCGATCGTGGCGATGATCGCCCTGGCGATGGTGGTGTCGATCTGCTCGAACGTCGACTCGTTTTTCGCGCTGTCGTTCGCCTCGACCTTCACGCCGGGTTCGCTCGTCGCCTTTCTGCTCGTCGGGCCCCTCGTCGACGTGAAGATGCTCGCCCTGATGCGCACCACCTTCACCACCCGCGCGCTCGTCGGGGTGGTCGTCGTCGTGATCCTCGCCGCGTTCGCGATTGGGACGGGGGTGAATCTCTTTGCCTGA
- the aztB gene encoding zinc ABC transporter permease AztB yields MTLLVDALFAPFALEFVQRALLGGVLVAVLCGVVGTWVVIRGMAFLGEALGHGMLPGVALATVLGVPVLVGGAIGATAMSVGVSALQRRGRLSYDTSIGLLFVAMLSLGVIVISFSGNFATDATAILFGDILAISAADLVVLAAACGTGVLVAALAHRRLVALALDTRIAAVLGFRPRLAQAVLVGLVTLAVVASYQAVGSLLVVGLLLAPAVAAGGWTARISSRMLLAAAFGIAAVFTGLLASWHFASAAGASVAAAAIALAGGSTLLRAAVVARGRRRRGAPEGLSAPAVA; encoded by the coding sequence ATGACCCTCCTCGTCGACGCCCTGTTTGCACCCTTCGCGTTGGAGTTCGTGCAGCGGGCTCTGCTCGGCGGAGTGCTCGTGGCGGTGCTCTGCGGGGTCGTGGGCACCTGGGTCGTCATCCGCGGCATGGCCTTCCTCGGCGAAGCGCTGGGGCACGGGATGCTTCCCGGGGTCGCCCTCGCCACCGTGCTCGGCGTCCCCGTGCTCGTGGGCGGGGCCATCGGCGCGACGGCCATGAGCGTCGGCGTGTCGGCCCTGCAGCGTCGGGGACGTCTGTCGTACGACACCAGCATCGGTCTGCTGTTCGTCGCGATGCTGTCACTCGGTGTCATCGTCATCTCGTTCTCGGGGAACTTCGCCACCGACGCCACCGCCATCCTCTTCGGAGACATCCTGGCCATCTCCGCGGCGGACCTCGTCGTGCTCGCCGCCGCGTGCGGGACGGGTGTCCTGGTGGCCGCCCTCGCCCATCGCCGGCTCGTGGCCCTCGCGCTCGACACACGGATCGCGGCCGTGCTGGGTTTTCGGCCCCGTCTCGCCCAGGCCGTCCTCGTGGGGCTCGTCACGCTCGCCGTCGTCGCCTCGTACCAGGCTGTCGGATCGCTGCTGGTCGTCGGTCTCCTGCTCGCGCCTGCGGTGGCCGCCGGCGGGTGGACCGCCCGGATCTCGAGCCGGATGCTGCTGGCCGCCGCCTTCGGAATCGCGGCCGTGTTCACGGGCCTTCTCGCCTCGTGGCACTTCGCCTCCGCTGCCGGGGCGTCGGTCGCCGCGGCAGCCATCGCCCTGGCCGGGGGGTCGACTCTCCTCCGCGCCGCTGTCGTCGCTCGCGGACGTCGGCGGCGCGGAGCACCCGAGGGGCTCTCCGCGCCCGCCGTCGCCTGA
- the rpmB gene encoding 50S ribosomal protein L28 yields the protein MAAVCQVTGAVPGFGHNISHSHRRTKRRFDPNVQKKTYYVPSLGRKITLNVSAKGIKVIDVRGIESVVKDLIAKGVKL from the coding sequence ATGGCAGCAGTGTGCCAGGTGACTGGAGCGGTTCCCGGCTTCGGTCACAACATCTCGCACTCGCACCGCCGGACGAAGCGCCGCTTCGACCCGAACGTGCAGAAGAAGACCTACTACGTTCCCTCGCTCGGTCGCAAGATCACGCTGAACGTGTCGGCCAAGGGCATCAAGGTCATCGACGTCCGCGGCATCGAGTCGGTCGTCAAGGACCTCATCGCGAAGGGTGTGAAGCTCTGA
- the rpsN gene encoding 30S ribosomal protein S14, with amino-acid sequence MAKKSKIARNNQRKEIVERYAAKRAELKKALVSPTSTDEEREAARVGLQKLPRNASPVRLRQRDAIDGRPRGNLRKFGISRVRFRDMAHRGELPGVTKSSW; translated from the coding sequence ATGGCCAAGAAGAGCAAGATCGCGCGCAACAACCAGCGCAAGGAGATCGTCGAGCGCTACGCGGCCAAGCGGGCCGAGCTGAAGAAGGCCCTCGTGAGCCCCACCAGCACCGACGAAGAGCGCGAAGCCGCCCGCGTGGGCCTGCAGAAGCTCCCCCGCAACGCATCGCCGGTCCGCCTGCGTCAGCGCGACGCGATCGACGGCCGTCCTCGCGGAAACCTCCGCAAGTTCGGCATCTCGCGCGTGCGCTTCCGCGACATGGCCCACCGCGGCGAACTGCCCGGCGTGACGAAGTCGAGCTGGTAA
- a CDS encoding metal ABC transporter ATP-binding protein translates to MTATGPALEIRDAALRRSGRELWSGLDLTVAPGELIAVLGPSGSGKTTLLQAILGLQSLSSGSLSVLGQPVRAGGNRRVGYIPQSRPLPRDVALRGRDVVALGVNGHRFGLPIPRRRDAARVEKLIDEVGARAFADRPVGVLSGGEQQRLRIGQALADDPRLLLCDEPLTSLDLANQRAVVDLIDRHRRQREAAVLLVTHDINPLLGKVDRILYIAGGRFTLGRPDEVLRSEVLTELYGTPVFVLRAGDRLVVVGAPDAEDAHHHHHDEDHS, encoded by the coding sequence GTGACCGCCACGGGGCCCGCACTCGAGATCCGGGATGCCGCGCTGCGGCGCTCGGGCCGCGAGCTGTGGTCGGGGCTCGATCTCACGGTCGCGCCGGGCGAGCTCATCGCTGTGCTCGGCCCGAGCGGGTCGGGGAAGACGACCCTCCTCCAGGCGATCCTGGGCCTGCAGTCGCTGAGCTCGGGGTCGCTGTCGGTGCTGGGTCAGCCGGTGCGCGCCGGCGGCAACCGCCGCGTCGGATACATCCCGCAGTCGCGGCCGCTGCCGCGCGACGTCGCCCTGCGGGGCCGCGACGTCGTCGCGCTCGGAGTCAACGGCCACCGCTTCGGACTGCCCATCCCGCGCCGCCGCGACGCCGCGCGGGTGGAGAAGCTCATCGACGAGGTCGGCGCGCGCGCGTTCGCCGATCGGCCGGTGGGGGTGCTCTCCGGCGGTGAGCAGCAGCGCCTGCGCATCGGGCAGGCCCTCGCCGACGACCCGCGGCTGCTTCTCTGCGATGAGCCGCTGACGAGCCTCGACCTGGCGAACCAGCGCGCCGTGGTCGACCTGATCGACCGCCACCGCCGTCAGCGCGAGGCCGCGGTGCTGCTCGTGACGCATGACATCAACCCCTTGCTGGGCAAGGTCGACCGGATCCTCTACATCGCGGGGGGCCGGTTCACCCTGGGACGCCCTGACGAGGTGCTGCGCTCCGAGGTCCTGACCGAGCTGTACGGCACCCCCGTCTTCGTCCTCCGCGCCGGCGACCGTCTCGTCGTGGTCGGCGCGCCCGACGCGGAAGACGCGCACCATCATCACCACGACGAGGATCACTCGTGA
- a CDS encoding alpha/beta hydrolase fold domain-containing protein — protein sequence MPLDPIFAERLRVHRRYLIGRAFTAAKKRLTSLWPFAHALSAGSQTPKQNAAARPSRRPATPDRAPAGPRARARAKHRRAALAWDRTELETVGTPGPDIRTTEHTVDVPGRPSARIRVYDPRPAADPADRLPLPAVLAFFGGAFRIGGIDYPTTDAGFRRRAADAGVVIAAVDYALAPEHRFPVAVEQGAAALRWLFAHAAELNVDADRIGILGTSAGANLAAAVALINRDDPDPLPLRLQVLEVPVLDLTGRHLDLRATRALGVPTVIALRELRSVARTYLPHRRAAREPLASPLRAASLEGLPSAVILTAEFDPLRGDGAAYAAALRAAGVDASAVQYLGVTHDTPIFTGVLPAARRWHADVVAALCGLHGGRLHGGRLPDD from the coding sequence ATGCCACTCGACCCGATCTTCGCCGAACGCCTGCGCGTCCACCGGCGCTACCTCATCGGTCGGGCGTTCACCGCCGCCAAGAAGCGCCTCACCTCGCTCTGGCCGTTCGCCCACGCGCTGAGCGCCGGCTCGCAGACCCCGAAGCAGAATGCCGCCGCGCGGCCGTCCCGCAGACCGGCGACCCCCGACCGCGCCCCGGCGGGTCCCCGCGCCCGCGCGCGGGCGAAGCACCGCCGTGCCGCCCTCGCCTGGGACCGCACCGAGCTCGAGACCGTCGGAACCCCGGGACCCGACATCCGCACCACTGAACACACGGTCGACGTGCCGGGCCGTCCCTCGGCGCGCATCCGCGTCTACGATCCCCGTCCGGCCGCAGATCCCGCCGACCGGCTGCCGCTCCCCGCCGTCCTGGCCTTCTTCGGCGGTGCGTTCCGCATCGGCGGCATCGATTACCCGACCACCGACGCCGGCTTCCGCCGCCGCGCCGCCGACGCCGGCGTCGTCATCGCCGCCGTCGACTACGCCCTCGCTCCCGAGCACCGCTTCCCTGTCGCCGTGGAGCAGGGAGCGGCAGCGCTGCGCTGGCTGTTCGCGCACGCCGCCGAGCTGAACGTCGACGCCGACCGCATCGGCATCCTCGGCACCTCCGCGGGGGCGAACCTCGCCGCCGCCGTCGCGCTGATCAACCGCGACGACCCGGATCCGCTCCCCCTCCGCCTCCAGGTGCTCGAGGTCCCGGTGCTCGACCTCACGGGGCGCCACCTCGACCTGCGGGCGACCCGTGCGCTGGGCGTGCCGACCGTCATCGCGCTCCGCGAGCTGCGGTCCGTCGCGCGCACCTACCTGCCCCACCGTCGGGCCGCCCGGGAGCCCCTCGCGTCGCCGCTCCGCGCCGCCTCGCTCGAAGGCCTCCCTTCGGCGGTGATCCTCACCGCCGAATTCGATCCGCTTCGCGGCGACGGTGCCGCCTATGCGGCGGCCCTCCGCGCCGCCGGGGTCGACGCCAGCGCGGTGCAGTATCTCGGCGTCACCCACGACACCCCGATCTTCACCGGCGTCCTTCCCGCCGCCCGCCGGTGGCACGCCGATGTGGTGGCGGCGCTCTGCGGACTACACGGGGGCCGACTGCACGGGGGCAGGCTGCCCGACGACTGA